The sequence ACCGAGTCGATCGGCCCCGAGACCAGCGCGAAAAAAAGCCTTGGCCGGCCCAGCGCCGCGAAGTCTTTGCTTTCCTGCCAGAAAGGAGCCTCTATGACGCCGACGCTGAACTCCGCCGCCTCCAACGCCCGCTTCAGCATCCCCTCGGGGAATGAAGGATGGTCGCTGAAAGGATACGGCAGCACCAGGATGACATCGAACATGGACGGACACCTCAATTTCTATTGTAACACAAAGGTATTTTATTCCCTGACGCAGCTAGAGCCAGTTTTTCTTTTTGAAAAAACGAAGCATGGCCCTGATGGTCAGCACCTTCATGATCTGGTTCATGCGGTTGCTGACCGAGGAGAGGTAGATGTCGAGCATGCCGGAAAGCATGTCGCGGAAGGTTTCGATGCTGTCGATGATCTGGATGGTATGGTCGTACACGTCGCGCAGGAATATCCGCGTCGACTGCTGGATCAGGCCGGATTCGCTCTTTTCCAGGCCGTAGATCACCTCGCGCAGCGGCCAGACCGACTTGCGCAAATAAATCATTTCCCGCTTCAGCTGATGGATCTGGCGCAGGGTCTCCGGCCGCGGATCGCTGACCAGGTCCTCCTCCAGCACCTCGATCCTTTCCCCAAGCTTCTCCAGGACGAGGAAATAACGGTCGATGATGTTGTCGAGGATCGAATAGGTCAGGTAATCGGATCCCATTTTCCTGATCCGGCCCTTGCCGCCGCGGATGCGCTCGCGCAGCGGCTCCAGCAGATCGCCTTCGCGGCCTTCCTGAAAGGAGATCACGAAATTCCTTCCCAAAACGACGCTGACCTGCTCGGAAACGATTTCCAGGCTGGAGTCGTTGTAGTCGAGCATCTTCAAGACGACGTAGAGGTAACTTTCCATGTCGTCGAGCTTCGGCCTCTGGTCGGTGTTGAGAATGTCCTCCAGGATCAGCGGGTGCAGCCCGTAGCTTTTCCCGAGGCGCTCCAGCAGTTCGGTGTCCTGGAGTCCATCGATATCGATCCAGGTTGTTGTTTCGCTGTCGCGGAAAGGAAGGCAATCGTCGACCGGCGCGTTGCTCTTTTCGCGCACCATTCGCTCGTCGTAATCGAGGATGCGGATGCGGCTTTTGGCCGCCATTTTCGTTCCAATGTGAACCAACGTGCCCGGCGGCAGGCCCGCCTTGACCGATCGCTTTTTAATCTTTTCGACCATGGGCGGATAGGCGCTTGACGAAAACGTACTTGTCATCCCCCGCGGCGTAGAAATCTTTGAGCACCGCTTCCACCTGATAGCGGTTGTGCAGGTAAAAATCACGCGTCGGCTGGTATTTCTCCTGCCCCGAGGTTTCCACCCAGACGGCCCTGCCGCCCTGGGCAACGATCCGCTCCTCGCTTTTTTGCAGCAGGATCCGGCCGATGCCGCGGCTGCGGAACTCGTTGTCGACGGCGATCCAGTACAGGTCGAAGCTGCCTTCGGTGCAGGCGATGGGGCCGTAACAACAGTAGCCGACGACCCGCCCGTCCTGCTCGGCGAAGACAAAATAATAGCCGCTCTTCAGGCCCTTCTGCAAGCGCTCGTCGACCAGTTCCACCGCCACATCGATTTCATGGCCGTGAAAATACCCGCTCGATGCGACGATGGCGCGGACGGCCGCGGCGTCGCCGGGCAAAACTTTTTCTCTGTACAACAACGGCGTTTGCTTGCTCATGACATCTCCAGCTTTGCGACTTATATGCCAACGCAGTCGGCGATGATCCGTTCGACCAGGTTGGTGAAAGAAAGGCCCATCCTTTCGGCGGCGGCGTTAAAACCGCCGTCCGGGGAGAGGCAGGGGTTGGAATTGATCTCGAGCACCCAGGGGCGGCCCTGGCCGTCGACGCGGAAATCGACCCGGGCGTAGCCGCGCAGGTTGAAAAATTCCCAGCAGCGGCGGGCGATGTCCTGCAGTTCGGTCAGCAGCGGCTGATCCGCCTGCGAGAAATCGAAGCAGCGCGGCGTGTGGATGTATTCGAAGGAATCCGCTTCCCACTTGGCCCGAAAATCGACGATCTTCAGCTTGTCGGCCGGGAACTCCACGAAGCGGATTTCCGAGGCCGGCAGGAAGGTGCCGGCGAGGATGGCCACGTTCATTTCCCGGCCTT is a genomic window of Candidatus Aminicenantes bacterium containing:
- the corA gene encoding magnesium/cobalt transporter CorA translates to MVEKIKKRSVKAGLPPGTLVHIGTKMAAKSRIRILDYDERMVREKSNAPVDDCLPFRDSETTTWIDIDGLQDTELLERLGKSYGLHPLILEDILNTDQRPKLDDMESYLYVVLKMLDYNDSSLEIVSEQVSVVLGRNFVISFQEGREGDLLEPLRERIRGGKGRIRKMGSDYLTYSILDNIIDRYFLVLEKLGERIEVLEEDLVSDPRPETLRQIHQLKREMIYLRKSVWPLREVIYGLEKSESGLIQQSTRIFLRDVYDHTIQIIDSIETFRDMLSGMLDIYLSSVSNRMNQIMKVLTIRAMLRFFKKKNWL
- a CDS encoding YgiQ family radical SAM protein; translated protein: MFDVILVLPYPFSDHPSFPEGMLKRALEAAEFSVGVIEAPFWQESKDFAALGRPRLFFALVSGPIDSVVLNYTASRRRRQEDLYQFSGQAFFADQPPAIKYKIRPDRTLTVFAGRLREAFRDTPLVIG
- a CDS encoding GNAT family N-acetyltransferase, with translation MSKQTPLLYREKVLPGDAAAVRAIVASSGYFHGHEIDVAVELVDERLQKGLKSGYYFVFAEQDGRVVGYCCYGPIACTEGSFDLYWIAVDNEFRSRGIGRILLQKSEERIVAQGGRAVWVETSGQEKYQPTRDFYLHNRYQVEAVLKDFYAAGDDKYVFVKRLSAHGRKD